A part of Phoenix dactylifera cultivar Barhee BC4 chromosome 2, palm_55x_up_171113_PBpolish2nd_filt_p, whole genome shotgun sequence genomic DNA contains:
- the LOC103714530 gene encoding putative aconitate hydratase, cytoplasmic yields the protein MRDAMNKLGSDSNKINPLVPVDLVIDHSVQVDVARSENAVQANMELEFQRNKERFGFLKWGSNAFHNMLVVPPGSGIVHQVNLEYLARVVFNNGGILYPDSVVGTDSHTTMIDGLGVAGWGVGGIEAEAAMLGQPMSMVLPGVVGFKLSGKLNNGVTATDLVLTVTQMLRKHGVVGKFVEFYGEGMSKLSLADRATIANMSPEYGATMGFFPVDHVTLQYLKLTGRSDDTVAMIESYLRANKMFVDYSQPQTERVYSSYLELNLEDVEPCVSGPKRPHDRVPLKEMKADWHSCLDNKVGFKGFAVPKETQNKVAEFSFHGLPAQIKHGDVVIAAITSCTNTSNPSVMLGAALVAKKACEQGLEVKPWIKTSLAPGSGVVTRYLERSGLQKYLNQLGFNIVGYGCTTCIGNSGDLDETVSAAISENDIVAAAVLSGNRNFEGRVHPLTRANYLASPPLVVAYALAGTVDIDFETEPIGTSKDGKKVYFQDIWPSNEEIANVVQSSVLPDMFKGTYEAITKGNPMWNQLSVPSSTLYTWDPSSTYIHEPPYFKDMTMSPPGPHPVKDAYCLLNFGDSITTDHISPAGSIHKDSPAAKFLMDRGVERKDFNSYGSRRGNDEVMARGTFANIRIVNKFLKGEVGPKTIHIPTGEKLSVFDAAVRYKSEGHDTVILAGAEYGSGSSRDWAAKGPMLLGVKAVIAKSFERIHRSNLVGMGIIPLCFKPGEDAETLGLTGHERYTINLPSSVSDIKPGQDVTVVTDNGKSFTCIVRFDTEVELAYYNHGGILPFVIRNLINAKH from the exons ATGCGGGATGCTATGAATAAACTAGGCAGTGATTCAAATAAGATCAACCCATTG GTTCCTGTCGATCTTGTCATCGATCACTCAGTGCAGGTTGATGTGGCAAGATCAGAAAATGCAGTTCAGGCTAATATGGAACTTGAATTTCAACGCAATAAGGAAAGATTTGGATTTTTGAAGTGGGGATCCAATGCATTTCATAACATGCTTGTTGTTCCACCTGGATCTGGTATTGTCCACCAG GTCAACTTGGAATACCTTGCCCGTGTTGTGTTTAACAATGGGGGGATTCTATATCCTGACAGTGTGGTAGGCACTGACTCGCACACGACTATGATCGATGGATTAGGCGTTGCTGGCTGGGGAGTTGGTGGAATAGAAGCAGAAGCTGCAATGCTTGGTCAG CCAATGAGTATGGTGCTGCCTGGAGTTGTTGGGTTCAAATTATCTGGAAAATTGAATAACGGTGTGACAGCCACCGACTTGGTTTTGACAGTAACACAAATGCTTCGGAAGCATGGTGTTGTTGGAAAGTTTGTGGAGTTCTATG GGGAAGGCATGAGTAAGCTATCTCTGGCAGACCGTGCCACTATTGCAAATATGTCTCCTGAATATGGAGCAACAATGGGTTTCTTCCCAGTAGATCATGTCACACTGCAATACTTGAAACTGACTGGCAGAAGCGATGACACT GTGGCGATGATCGAGTCCTATTTGCGGGCTAATAAGATGTTTGTTGACTATAGCCAG CCCCAAACAGAAAGAGTGTACTCATCTTATCTAGAGTTGAATTTGGAAGACGTGGAACCATGTGTATCAGGGCCTAAGAG ACCTCATGATCGAGTTCCCTTGAAGGAAATGAAAGCAGATTGGCATTCATGCTTAGATAACAAAGTAGGATTCAAG GGCTTTGCTGTGCCAAAAGAAACCCAAAATAAAGTTGCAGAGTTTTCTTTCCATGGGCTGCCAGCTCAGATAAAGCATGGTGATGTTGTCATAGCAGCTATCACCAGTTGCACAAACACATCAAATCCTAGTGTAATGCTTGGAGCTGCGTTGGTTGCAAAGAAGGCTTGTGAACAGGGACTTGAG GTAAAGCCATGGATCAAGACAAGTCTCGCTCCAGGTTCTGGAGTTGTGACCAGATACTTGGAAAGGAG TGGTTTGCAGAAGTATTTAAATCAGCTCGGTTTCAATATTGTTGGGTATGGATGCACAACCTGCATTGGGAATTCTGGTGACCTTGATGAAACAGTATCAGCTGCTATCTCTGAGAATG ACATCGTTGCTGCAGCTGTGTTATCTGGGAATAGAAACTTTGAGGGACGTGTACATCCTTTAACTAGAGCAAATTATCTTGCTTCCCCTCCTTTGGTGGTAGCTTATGCTCTTGCTGGGACG GTTGATATTGATTTTGAAACAGAACCTATAGGTACCTCGAAAGATGGAAAGAAGGTTTACTTCCAGGATATTTGGCCATCCAATGAAGAGATAGCAAAT GTTGTGCAATCCAGTGTGCTTCCAGACATGTTTAAGGGTACATATGAAGCAATTACCAAAGGAAATCCCATGTGGAATCAGCTATCAGTGCCATCCAGCACACTCTACACATGGGACCCTTCGTCAACATACATTCACGAGCCTCCTTATTTCAAGGACATGACCATGTCTCCTCCTGGTCCGCATCCTGTGAAGGATGCATATTGCTTGCTAAACTTTGGAGATAGTATCACAACGGACCACATTTCACCAGCTGGGAGCATTCACAAAGATAGCCCTGCTGCCAAGTTTTTGATGGATCGAGGTGTTGAAAGGAAAGACTTCAACTCGTATGGTAGCCGCCGTGGTAATGATGAGGTGATGGCAAGGGGAACATTTGCCAATATTCGTATTGTGAACAAGTTTTTGAAGGGAGAAGTAGGGCCTAAAACAATTCACATTCCTACAGGGGAGAAACTGTCTGTATTTGATGCTGCTGTG AGGTACAAAAGTGAGGGGCATGACACAGTCATTTTGGCTGGTGCGGAATATGGAAGTGGAAGTTCTCGTGATTGGGCTGCAAAGGGGCCAATGCTGCTG GGTGTGAAAGCAGTGATCGCCAAGAGCTTCGAGAGAATCCACCGTAGCAACCTTGTGGGCATGGGAATAATTCCACTATGTTTTAAGCCTGGTGAAGATGCAGAGACCCTTGGCTTAACAGGCCATGAACGTTACACCATTAACCTGCCAAGCAGTGTGAGTGACATCAAACCTGGTCAAGATGTCACAGTTGTGACAGACAATGGCAAGTCATTTACatgtattgtccgctttgataCTGAG GTTGAACTGGCATATTACAATCATGGTGGAATTCTGCCGTTTGTCATTAGAAATCTGATCAATGCGAAGCATTAG
- the LOC103714533 gene encoding LOW QUALITY PROTEIN: dnaJ homolog subfamily C member 17-like (The sequence of the model RefSeq protein was modified relative to this genomic sequence to represent the inferred CDS: deleted 1 base in 1 codon) produces MAGGTASGTGEEDKVDHYAVLGLSSGEEGASLSLKQIEKAYREQSRLRHPDKRPDDPNATADFQRLKSSFELLKDESRRREFDARLRARRDRALRDSALSAKRRKLAADLDERERAAAAAEEGKEDVFDPAEQAKRREKEVASQLKREKEAFQARKASEKTGPPSTSTPGKEKGEENGRTAMLDKERLLKVSWERDLGDYSAVKLRELFERFGAVEDVVIRTKGSKKRGSAIVVMSSKDAAVTATHSMSGSLSNPLLVLPLQAASNSSPARSAEPINPKLGNIVGAGFQDYEASIMKKLQKANEKRKNM; encoded by the exons ATGGCCGGCGGCACAGCCTcgggaacgggggaggaggaCAAAGTCGACCACTACGCCGTCCTCGGCCTGTCCTCCGGCGAGGAGGGCGCCTCCCTATCGCTCAAGCAGATCGAGAAGGCTTACCGCGAGCAATCCCGCCTCCGTCACCCGGACAAGCGCCCCGACGACCCCAACGCTACAGCCGACTTCCAGCGCCTTAAATCCTCCTTCGAGCTCCTCAAGGACGAGTCCAGGCGCCGCGAATTCGACGCCCGACTCCGCGCTCGCCGCGACCGCGCCCTCCGCGACTCCGCCCTCAGCGCAAAGCGCCGCAAGCTCGCCGCCGACCTCGACGAGAGGGAGCGcgccgcggcggcggcggaggaggggaaggaggaTGTCTTCGACCCGGCCGAGCAGGCCAAGCGCCGGGAGAAGGAGGTCGCGTCCCAGCTGAAGAGGGAAAAGGAAGCGTTCCAAGCCCGGAAGGCCTCCGAGAAGACCGGTCCCCCTTCCACTTCG ACACCGGGGAAAGAGAAGGGAGAGGAGAATGGTAGGACGGCAATGTTGGATAAGGAGAGGTTATTGAAGGTCTCCTGGGAGAGGGATTTGGGGGATTATAGTGCTGTCAAGCTGCGAGAGCTGTTTGAGAGGTTTGGAGCGGTTGAAGATGTT GTGATAAGGACAAAAGGATCAAAAAAGAGAGGTTCTGCCATTGTCGTCATGTCTTCCAAAGATGCTGCGGTAA CGGCTACACACAGTATGAGTGGCAGTCTCTCAAATCCTTTGTTAGTTCTTCCTCTTCAAGCTGCTTCTAATAGCTCTCCTGCAAGATCTGCTGAACCAATCAACCCAAAACTGGGCAACATTGTTGGTGCTGGTTTTCAAGATTATGAGGCTTCTATCATGAAGAAACTTCAAAAG